From one Lysinibacillus sp. G4S2 genomic stretch:
- a CDS encoding S-layer homology domain-containing protein, protein MRKYLSKLMLVVLAFVLIGVTKPVNASAATLETTGAVKNEYTYEEAVFLTGTPIIFKGTSKDIKITQKESKGKLTETHSLKLTASNGATLTRNIAYESDVVDHASIGQKTSNGVVKKYTEKIVVGKTTYTLVDYQFSQGTVTDNRAASDYYSGNVISRKTYAYQTGTGKNTVNNTITIDTDSRHAGYENFWGATETQITEAVYNYSDGKTSHVKNRLSTSKSRVLNYEENLGSLGSFDGGYAVVSEKDVISEYTYDLGSGQKGKVDLGKEYMPTIERLIIPKFRDLTNHYAKNAIEKLYSLGIYSDASNFFSPNTPMKRIDFTTAIGKAVDLRVMEDNKSKKTTATSVFKDVKRSTKDYAYIESAVNKGIIKGVTPEYFKPDNPITRAQAATIFVRALGLENKAPDPGYVTKFTDDAQIPSYAKDGIYIANELGLMNGDPVTGRFNPNQPLTRAQASVVLERFLNYLENDLKQNYRDDILFFN, encoded by the coding sequence ATGCGAAAATATTTATCTAAATTAATGTTAGTTGTTCTTGCTTTTGTACTTATTGGAGTTACTAAACCAGTAAATGCATCAGCTGCCACATTAGAAACAACAGGTGCAGTAAAAAATGAATATACATATGAGGAAGCTGTTTTTCTTACAGGAACACCTATTATATTTAAAGGCACTAGTAAAGACATTAAAATCACACAAAAAGAATCTAAAGGAAAGTTAACTGAAACACATAGTTTAAAGTTAACAGCAAGTAACGGTGCTACACTGACAAGAAATATTGCATATGAATCAGATGTAGTGGATCATGCTTCGATTGGTCAAAAGACATCTAATGGTGTAGTGAAAAAATATACAGAGAAAATTGTCGTTGGGAAAACTACATACACATTGGTAGATTACCAATTTTCTCAAGGCACAGTAACGGACAATCGCGCAGCCTCTGATTATTACTCAGGCAATGTAATTTCGAGAAAAACATATGCTTATCAGACTGGGACTGGGAAAAATACAGTCAATAATACTATAACGATTGATACTGATAGTCGTCATGCTGGCTATGAAAACTTCTGGGGAGCAACAGAAACGCAAATTACAGAAGCTGTATATAATTATAGTGATGGAAAGACAAGCCATGTGAAAAATCGTTTATCTACAAGCAAATCACGTGTACTAAACTATGAAGAAAACCTAGGGAGTTTAGGGAGCTTTGACGGTGGTTATGCGGTTGTCAGTGAAAAGGATGTTATTTCTGAATATACGTATGATTTAGGCTCTGGACAAAAAGGTAAAGTTGACTTAGGCAAAGAATATATGCCAACAATTGAACGTTTAATCATTCCAAAGTTCCGTGATTTAACAAATCATTACGCTAAGAATGCTATTGAAAAATTATACTCTTTAGGTATTTACTCTGATGCAAGTAACTTCTTCTCACCAAATACACCAATGAAGAGAATTGATTTTACTACGGCAATTGGTAAGGCAGTTGACTTGCGCGTTATGGAAGATAATAAATCGAAAAAAACAACGGCTACAAGTGTGTTTAAAGATGTGAAACGTTCTACAAAAGATTATGCCTATATTGAATCTGCAGTCAATAAAGGAATTATTAAAGGTGTGACGCCAGAGTATTTTAAACCAGATAATCCAATTACACGTGCCCAAGCCGCTACGATTTTTGTTCGTGCATTAGGGCTTGAAAACAAAGCACCAGACCCAGGTTATGTAACAAAATTTACGGATGATGCGCAAATTCCATCATACGCTAAAGATGGTATTTACATTGCGAATGAATTAGGTTTAATGAATGGTGACCCTGTAACAGGTCGATTTAATCCAAACCAACCGTTAACGCGAGCACAAGCATCTGTAGTGCTGGAACGTTTCTTAAATTATTTAGAAAACGACTTAAAACAAAACTATCGCGATGACATCTTGTTCTTTAACTAA
- a CDS encoding YjfB family protein, which yields MDIAALSIAMNQTTLMQNVSLAVTKQAMDMQQQNSEQLVEMLDAPHPTSGHTIDIQV from the coding sequence ATGGATATCGCGGCTTTATCAATTGCAATGAACCAAACGACTTTAATGCAAAATGTATCGCTAGCTGTAACAAAGCAAGCTATGGATATGCAACAACAAAATTCAGAACAGTTAGTTGAAATGTTAGATGCTCCACATCCGACATCCGGACATACAATTGACATTCAAGTGTAA